Below is a genomic region from Cynocephalus volans isolate mCynVol1 chromosome 14, mCynVol1.pri, whole genome shotgun sequence.
CTGATATGATACTTCCCCATGAAGATATGCTCCTCCTCCCTCTGCTATGCTGTAGTTGTAAATACCTGCGTTAGATGGTACAACTCTTTCCTTCACTCTTCTCCCTACCCTTGGGCATTTTTATAAGTCATTGCAAATTGTTCTAACAAATTTTAGCTAAATTGTGGGACATTTTGTAGTATCAGTTTTTAgtatgaaaagacagaaaacctgGAAGATTTAGTAGACATGTGCTCTTTTAGTAATGTCAAGGCCAGGTTGGGCAGTCACAGTGATGGGGGGCGCTCTCCACTCTAGGCAGCATGTGGTCAACTCCCAGTTAGAGCAACAGAATTCTTGCCAGTGGCGATAAAGAGGAAGGGGGCTGCCATACATCTTAAAAGCCAGAATTTCTCTGGCTTGTAGTAGAAATTAACATTCTCTTTATAGGGAAAAACTCTTTCTAGAAACTAAAGCTGGGAGCATATAAAATAGACAAGGTGTTCTGTTTTAGGATACGATTTGTTTGAGGGTTGGTCCGATGGATATTTCCAGAAGTTGATGTCCATATAGCCTGAATGAAACTTGTTTTTCTCTAGTGTATTGAATGTgtttttagtcatttaaaaaaattatcttaatctCTCTGAAAAGATGAAAACTTTAATTACAGATGTAGAACAACTTTTTAAATCAAGAAGCTTACATTTCAGTGGTGTTATTTTCTGCAAAAGATGTTCACATACGTATAACCTGTGCCCCTTAGGTGTTGGCTTGATTGCTTCTGGCCAGTGTGATGTGGTGGTAGCAGGTGGTGTTGAGTTAATGTCCGACATCCCTATTCGTCATTcaaggaaaatgaggaaaatgatgcTTGATCTCAATAAGGCCAAGACCCTAGGCCAGCGACTGACGGTCATCTCTAAATTCAGATTGAATTTCCTATCACCTGAGGTAAGACTTATGAATTTAATGTAAATAAAGACTTTTGTTTCCAGAGCATCTCAGAGATTTAGAATTAGATATGACAGCATGGGCTCAGGTATGCTCTGATAGTTTTAGATCTCTTAGTTATAGGGAAGGGCTAATTAATTTGGTcaagatggaaaaaaaagatAGTGGTTAGAAATTTTGAATTTGTGAGCCCTTTTTAGGGAAGCTCACAAAGAGCTTCCCTTGTCTTGTTCTTAATTgacagacagtaaacaaataGATTTTAACTTTTccaaataatatagaaaaatccTGGGTGTCATAGACCACTTGTTAACAGCGTACCTGCTTCTTGTATGTCTCCTTTCCCAGCTTCCTGCGGTGGCCGAGTTCTCCACCAGCGAGACCATGGGCCACTCTGCAGACCGACTGGCTGCTGCCTTTGCTGTTTCTCGGCTGGAACAGGATGAATATGCACTGCGCTCTCACAGTCTGGCCAAGAAGGCACAGGATGAAGGACTCCTTTCTGATGTTGTACCCTTCCAAGTACCAGGTTAAATGGAATGCTTCATGATACTTATTAGGAAGTTCTGAATTGCTCAGATTTCATCTAAAactcaaaaaaccccaaatgacTTTTCAATAAGTATGTTggttctgttaaaaaaaatactcagctTTTATTCTTAAAAACGGACTCAAGTTTCAATTTATGTTGTATCAATATGTAAACATCTAAAAAAAAGTTGTAATGAGTCTCCTTTTAGATCTTACTGATATATATTAGTTCTTATGTACAcacctatttttaaaatccctCATTCATTTGACTCATGTATAGAATAGAATAGCCAAATGTGAATGAATATCTGAAGAAAATAGGATGTCCTTTTTTTATTAAACCAGTTAGGTGATTTCCCAAATGTCTTAAGGgtttagtttaaaatttaataatatcttGATAACTACAGAAGGCTTCCTTTCTAGTGAATAGGTAAGGTTTACATTTCATTTGTTCTtgtaatttttaaagcatatttctcTGCAGAAGATATATAATGCTTGTAGTTCTTTAGAGTTAAAAAGTTTGTCTTTTTATAGGAAAAGATACAGTTACCAAAGATAATGGCATCCGTCCTTCCTCACTGGAGCAGATGGCCAAACTAAAACCTGCATTCATCAAGCCCTATGGCACAGTGACAGCTGCAAATTCTTCTTTCCTGGTAGCTATCAAAGCTATTTGTGCTCAGTAGTGGCTTTTATATTTCTGCTCTCTCAGTAGAAAAGCCTAagatagatttatttttgtgtattatgAATAGAGGCTTAAAAAATGTAGATATTCATTATAAAGGTAATGTTAAAACAGAATcattataaaaaaagagagaatcataGTTTTAAGGCCTTAGAAGTCACCTAATCCAGCCACCATTCTGCTACAAAAGCTGTTCTCTTCAGGCACTGAGCCAGTCAAAAAAGTTTATTGCCCTATGCTATAATTCATTTCactggaaatgaaaagaacagaccATTGTAATATAGTGAGAAAGTTCTGTGATGGCTGTAAGTCTAGACTATaggagaaaaaaagggggggcccCTGACTCAGATGGGGGTTGGCGGGGAGGAGTCAGAGAGGCTTTTCAGAAGAGTTAGGACTGGAATAGGAAATCTTGAAGAAAGAGTAAAAGCCAATGCGAGAAGTGTATTTAAAAAAGTATTCTAGGTAaagggaacagcaaatgcaaaatCAAGAAGGTGTGCGAGCAGGGGCCTCTTTAGGGAAGAGCTTGGTTGGAGAATAGGATGTGAATTGGGAAGTCACTGAAGACATGGAAAAGTGGGCAGAAAGAGTAACAGCACACCTCTTTAGCTCTGATTGTTAGAAAACGATGCTTTATACTGAccccaaaattattttcctataaGCATCATGGAATAAATCTTAcccctgctttttgttttgttttttacttctcTGCATTCATCTTAtatcctttcttgcttttttgacTCCTCCTCAATTAAATATCCCTATTGATTCTGCTGCTGCTTGTAAGATGTGGTTTCTCTTTGCTTAGCACTTTGGGTGTAGTCTTCTGGATATAGTCCAGCTGGTCAGTGTTTCTTCTGTAACTCCCCTACCTGTCCATAAGGTTTGAAAACATatgcagggctggcccgtggctcactcaggagagtgtggtgctgataacaccaaggccacgggttcggatcccatatagggatggccggttgctcactggctgagcgtggtgctgacaacaccaagtcaagggttaagatccccttaccggtcatctttttaaaaaaaaaaaaaaagaaaaaagaaaacatatgcaGATGTCTGACACATTTGCCCACGGTAAGTGATTACTACCTTCTCTTGATGGGCTAGGGGAAGGGGACCTGGAGTGGTTCCCACAGGATAGTGCACCACACCGTTAAGCTTGAGTGGCAAAGGACTGGTTAGATGGtcatttccaaaaccaaattggAAGATGGGCCATGTGGCGTGGGCTGCACTCACCAGATCTGAATCCATTTGATTACTTCTGGGGTGTGCTAAAGGTCCAGGTTTATTCAGTGAAATCAGAGACAAATCAGAAGCAACACATTATagataattgatttttgaaaatgtgctaatatatcacatttattgcacAATAGCAAAATTTGAACATATTATTAATGTGATGTCTATAAACAATTTACTGTGTATAGTCACCTATGTTTCCAGACTTTATGGTCACCCTATTGGTGGCTACATAGTCTCTTCAAGGCTTCTGAGTGATTAAAGTAAGTTAGAATGTGGTAGAACTTGCTTTGATTTTGCAAATTATATGGAGTAGTTTCCTTTTCGTTGGAATTTTGGATTTTGGGGagagttctttcttttttgaagtaatgataaaggttttttttcccccattggtGCCTCTTTGTCTCCCAACTTCTCAATTGTCATATGGGGTGTGTCCAAAGAGGGAAGACTGGTTCTCTGGTTCTCAGCTGTCCACCTGTTTCTTCTTCACACATTGGTTTGCTTGCTATAGAGTCTATAAGTAGAAGAAAATCACATGGAAGCCCTGGGGAGGAAGCAGCTCATAAACAGcccagaaaatgtaaaaataaataaattaaataaataagagattgttttaatttataaaattcctCATATTCTCTACCAAAAGCAAAAAACGTTAGCCTAATGTTATCATGAATACGTATTTCTTAAGTTACCTCTTCTCTTTGTCCATTTTGATAATTAACGATACTTTTGAACAGGCTCCTGTATCCTCATCCTCCAAAAATGAGTCAGTGTATGAGTTTGAATTGTGATTTAATGACATATGCAATAAAGTGTTGTAATACAGAATCACTGTATAAGTATAATGCATTAGTAGATTCAAGAACAAGACATAGAAGATGTCTGTAGAAAGAACTCCAGACATGCTAAAGGATTTAACATTATTGTTCTGGTTAACCTTTCAGACCGATGGTGCATCTGCGATGCTGATTATGGCAGAGGAAAAAGCTCTGGCAATGGGTTATAAGCCGAAGGCATATTTGAGGTAAAGTAAATGTTCAAGTGAATTGTCTCTGatctctttattttattactgGCTCTaacctctctgtttttttttttttttaacctctctgtttTTTACCTAGAGATTTTGTGTATGTGTCTCAGGATCCAAAAGATCAACTTTTACTTGGGTAGGTAGCAGTGTATTTCCTTGGACTATAATCAAAAGTATTTGATTACCTACATTTATTAAGCAGATTTTAAAGTACGTTAAGCCCCAAGTTCATAATTGGTTTgtgtggtgggtttttttttttttaacataataattCTTTATGTTGGTATgtcattttacagttttgggttgttctccatttttttcctaaatatttttagttataatTACTGTATGTATAaaactttgtattctttttttcattaagatgtcataagcatttttttcatattgctgCATGTTCTGCTACACAGTCTTCATAGCAGCCTTTTATAAAAGCCTCCTAGTATTTAGACTGTCTCCCCTCCCTCACAAGGCTCTAGCCTCACTGGCTTCCATTATGACCTTCAGACTAGTCAAGACCTTTCCCGTGCCTTGCCCTTTGAACTTTGCTCTTCCAGCTCTTCATGTTATTAGCTTGTCCTTATCCTTcattatttgcttgtttattatgTTTCTTTGACTTTACAATATACCTTAGTAAGGGCAGAGGGCACGTCTGTTCAGTCCTCTGTTGTATCCCCAACACTTAATCAGTATTTGGACAGTAGAAtcaatgaatgagtgaaggaCATAATATGTATGTAAAACTCAGTTTGGGGAATATGAAGGAGCTCTTAgattaaaaatgaagttttaagatattacttttttttttcttttcagaccaACATATGCTACTCCAAAAGTTCTAGAAAAGGCAGGATTAACCATGAATGATATTGATGCTTTTGAATTTCACGAAGCTTTCTCAGTAAGTCATTTGAAAGGCATATATGAAAAGACtatagtcataaaaaaaaaagtccacgtttgtgggagagagcaaggCATGGAAACAGGAGCGGAGCTTTATACTTTAAGTACTCACCTACATTGCTGGGAGAGGTGCAGTGGAGGGAATCAAGGGCCACATGTACTGTTTTGAAAAACATACCTTTTGAGGCTTTCTCCTACAGGTCCTCGAAAGGTACCAAATTGTTTCACTGAAAactgatttgttttcttatttttattttatatatttttaagtttatttatttatattatttttttacattctgtgatgttgtagagcagttgggggttagggggggaagggaagggggagagaaatagggtgggagaaggaggaggggcggggttgaggcctgtggttcccccctcattcctgcaggggagaccagggggcttccagcagtgccttggtcattgctgggctggttgctggtgtcggggggtgtggccaaggccctcggctCTCCTCCCACTGAAAACTGATTTAAAGATTTGTTTAACTTTAAAGTTATACCAACCCATAAAAGAAAACCTAGAAGGACATTAATAGCAAGCCCTGATTGAATTATTTTCCCTTCTAGGGTCAGATTTTGGCCAATTTTAAAGCCATGGATTCTGACTGGTTTGCACAAAATTACATGGGTAGAAAAACTAAGGTAagtttttgataaaaaaaaaaagttgaatttccAAAACACATTAATATTTGCAGCTAATAGGAATATGAAGGGGAAAGCTTCCCCTTTTTATGAAGAGTTTTGtgtttcattaaatatatttattccttAGTTTAAAAACAGCTGCTGGAAActctttaacaaaaataaaagtaaaatttttgttttgttttgatttggttttggttttttttggggggctggccagtgtTGTCTTTTGTTCTTCCCATTTTGATGttagatgaaaaataaatggacCCTTGTCTTTTAATACTGACCTAACTTTCTTTTGCAGTAAAATTATTTGTGATGTGTCCAATGTTAGTTATTTCCCTCTATCTCTATTACTTCCTATTACTAACAGCCTGGCTTGATTCTTGTCTTAAGTAAACTTACCTTTACATTTGTGTCTTTACTTTGGTGGGAGCCAGGTTGGAATGCCTCCTCTGGAGAAGTTTAATAACTGGGGCGGATCACTGTCCCTGGGACACCCGTTTGGAGCCACTGGCTGCCGGTTGGTCATGGCAGCTGCGAACAGATTACGGAAGGAAGGAGGCCAGTATGGCTTAGTGGCTGCCTGTGCAGCTGGAGGGCAGGTATGTCACAACAGCTCTATAGGAACTTCCAGAAAGTCATTTTCTTAGAAACAAAACAAGCTCATCACTAGAATGTTCGATTTAGTTGCTCATCACTAGAATGTTCGATTTAGTTtagtttgaaacatttttaacGGAATATTTTTGATGACggacaagaaaaaaaagcagcctgctggggggaggggaacaacttcaattctttaaaaaaatttttttaattgaaacataattgattgtacatatctgtggggtaccacgtTAAATacgatacctgtgtgcaatatgtgatgctcaaatcaggataattggtgtattcaacattaaacaatgtaatcgttttttgtggccctttaccaatttcttgctaatccctcctctccctcctcctttctcacctctggtaacctcaataACTTTAATTCTGATAATACTTTGGAAGGAAGATGCTGTTTAAATTTaagctacttttttttcttaatgtaatatttactttttttgtttataaaattaatatatgttcATTATGAAAACTATGGAAAATACAAAAGGTATatagaaaaaattagaattactTATAATTCCCTCACCAGACACTATCATTATTAACAActtgatatattttcttctttaataataCACTTTTATTCTTTCAGCTAGTCACCATGAAACTTTACCAATAAAATCTCTGCAAGAGATAAACTGTCTTTCTAGATAACTGAATTATACTTTAATTGGGGAATTAACTTACCTTTGCATAACTTATTACTGTTCTGCTGGGGGAAATTATGTTATTCTGACATATATTTTCCTATCTACCTCTTGCATTATAGACCCAACTTCCTACCTGATATGGAATTTCACTctgagaataaaatccaaaagaactgactttagtctttttttttttgttttttaatcctaaTGTGAACAGATTGTTTTCCTCTATGTTACAGAAACTTTCTGTTACTGATCAAGATgaataaataagatatttaaaagcatacacattttacatttaaaagcttttgtttatggcttttcagagattttaaagaaacaattatttATAGGTTGGAACATTTTTAATGTATAGCTTCATCTACAGAAAACCACGGTCAATTAGGAGTGGATCTCACCCTCTAATCTCTCTACGTCAGGCTTCCACTAGAGCGATGACTCACACGCAGCACTGTGCATAGTGCGTAATCTACATAGGGTGATGTCCTTTCACTTAAATGTGTGTTCCCAAATTCTTTGTCTGGCACATAGAGTATAAATAACACAATACTAGATGCTTTTATGGTTGAACAAAGAATAATACTCAGTACCTTTACTCTAGCAGTTTACAGTACAATGAGGGAGCAAGAGGTGATGCATATGAAAAACTAGATTAAACTTGGCACTTTTTCATTAAGAGCCAAATGAGTGGCACCAGCATGACTAGTAGACCAGAGGAGGAATCCACCAGCATGGATCtgcagcagggtttctcagcttTGGCATTCCTAACATTTTGggccaaataattctttgttgtgggggctgtgcTGCgtgttgtaggatgtttagcatggcctctacccactagatagcAGTATAGATACCAGTAGCAACAAACTCCTCTTCATGCTCACCCCTACCCCATATACACACATGGTtgagacaaccaaaaatatctccagacattgttCTCTGAGGAGGGTAGGAAGCAAAATAGCCCCTAGTTGAGAACGACTGATCTAGAGCTATTAAAAACATGTTGAAgagctggccccatggctcactcgggagagtgcggtgctgtagcgctgaggccgcgggttcggatcctatatagggatggccagtgtactcactggctAAGGGTGGTGAAGACCACACCTTGCCAAGGGTTCggtcaaaaaaaccccaaaaaacaccCATGTTGGAGCATGAAAGcagtgcgtgcgtgcgtgcgtgtgtgtctgtgtgtctggttggtacagggatcgaaccgtgtgtgtgtgtgtgtgtgtgtgtgtgtgtgtgtgtgtgtgtgtgtgtgtgtgtgtgtgtgtttctgtctgtctgtctgtgtgtgtgtctggttggtacagggatcgaaccctggtcTAACCAActgtaaataaagctggaggagtATTCTACCTTATTATGGGTTCTTCCAGGCCAAGTCAACCAAATCTTCCCATttctgctgtttttttgtttgcttgtgccTTTTCAAAGTACTTAACAGTTTGTTTTGAACTACAGTGTATACTAGATTGAGGACAGAGACCGTGTAGCAAATCTTTAAATCCACACAGTATTTAACTTGATGCTTTATAAATAATAGTTTCTTAGTAAATACTTGAGGGTTGAATTGGACCTAGAAGCAGGGAGATCAGATAGGGCATTGACTGCTTTGATGTCAGTCCAAAAGTTAGAATGAGTGTGATTATCCAATAGGATTCAGACTCTTGAAATCATAAATTTCAATGCTAGGTTTAAACTAAGGACATAAGTAGTACAATAGCACTGTGCATAGTGCTGGAGAAGAGTTATTCTACTGTCTTCCCTTTCTGATCCGTCAGATCATCTCCTTAACCTGTATAGAATAGTGAAGAAGGGAAGAGCGCACGCAGGCTTTGCAATCATGTAGACCTGGTTTCAAATACTCACCCTGTTACTTAGTAGCTTTGTGATGTGGGTGAGTCAGTTAACTTTTagaaacctcagttttctcatctagaaaTTTACTTTTGTTGGCATTCACtgtataatgtttattttttacagctaAAAAAGCcgtgatttctcattttaatagtAACTATTTATGGAACATCTACCAGGAATTAGACTGTACTAGACAGGGTCTgatgcatatatgtatgcatgtatgtatatattataaatatatatgtgtgtgtgagtgtgtttatatacacacgtatatatgtatatatatactgcaTGCTTTCTAATTTAATGTTCACAAGAACTATGGAGTAGGCACAAtgagccccattttatagaggaaattGAGGTTTGGAATGGCTACAAACTTTCCCAAAATCACACAGTAATTGAATGGCAGAGTGAGGATCAAACTCCAGAGCCTATACTTTTCCATTGCTCTCTGCTGCTTTTGTACTGGCTGGATCCATCACCTTTCATTGCtctaatttaactttttttcctttacagGGCCATGCTATGATAGTGGAAGCTTATCCAAAATAATCGGTCCAGAAGAGGTGACCTGAAGTTTCTGTGCAACACTCGCACTAGGCAATGCCATTTCAATGCATTACTAAATGACATCTATAGTTCCTAGCTCCTCTTAGGAAAACAACGTTTGTGGCCTTCtgttaaataatttgaaattaagcCTTGCCAGTGTTCTGAGCTTTTCAGTAATCACAGCTTACTGCTCTTTTCAGGGATTTCTAAGTCACCAGAATctcacacaaaaatgtataagcaggtgtttttggtttctgttgtCATTAAAGACTAAATGAGCGGTTGCAATTTGGGAAAGAGGTTAGCTGAGATTTGGAATTACCTTTGtaacatttgcaaattatactTATTCCTATCTGTGTTCTAAAGATAAGTTTTTATAAACTACAAACCAGTGTGCCTCAATTAAttatggaaaaataattcaaaatctaAACATCTCTGAAAActtataataaatgtttagatATATAATACCATGTTGGTCAACCTTAATAAAGTGGAGAAGTATCGGAGAActgtttcccttcttttttattaGGTGGAGAGGGTGGTTTTCTTGGCTTTGGGGCAGATTTTGCCTTCACTTACTCATTTGTAACTTCTATTTTAGTCAACCGTGAGGCTGTTAGGATATAAAGAGAGTTCTGCTTTAGAATAGCACCATTTCTTTCCTACTGCttaattgaaataaatttatttcactgTTTGGAGATACTTCTGCTTGTCAGGATTTAAATGAAgtgtaaagaattttttaattttggtcaACTACTATAAATCCTCTCAGATTTTTGACAACTACATCACACTAAATAACATGTATATGAGTGCTTTGAAGAAGCAAAAGGCTCAATCACAGCCATTTGTGTGAATGTTGCTTAGGTGTATGAAACTTACTGGCAATCAGAATCACTTTGTTGTTCAGGGACAGATTGGGCAAGGGACCTAGTACTAACCTCTTAAAAGGATACTTGAGAGTCCCAACATCATTTCCCCTTGGTTTCCTTGGTAATTTCAACATAATGTGAGGTTTTTAATACTGAAAACcattatatttacatacatatcaCAAAAGTCAATTCAAGATAAGTgaaatgtgaaaggtaaaaactttttaagatttagaaaaaatatcGCTATGACCTTAGGTTGAAGGGAGAGGGAGATTTCTTAAAGAAGACATTTAAAGtactaaccataaaagaaaagatctaCAAATTTTCCTGTGTTGAAATGAGAACTTTTGTTCTTCATATGATACAGAGTGGTGGAGAGACAGGCCACAAGTGAGGCAAAGATATTTATACAAGATAAATCTTACAAAGGATCCAGGATatgtaaagaattcctacaaatcaataagaataaAGACAACTCAGTACAAAAGTGGACAAAAGATATTAACAGGCATCTTTTAGAGAATGCTACACAAATGgtgaataaacatgaaaagatgcacgATAGTGATCAGGAATTAACAAATTAAGATCATAATGAAAGATTATTTTATACTCACCAGACTGGCAAAAATTAacaagactgagaataacaagtgttggtgagaatgtggaacaATAGGAattcttatacactgctggtgagaatgcaagttggtacaaccattttggaaaacggTCTGTCATTATTTTGTACATTTGAATATATCACAAGATTTATGACCCAGCATTTCTACTCTTATGAATATCTCTAAAGAAATGTGCACATGAGTCCAGGAAACATGTACAAgattgttcatagcagcattgctCTTAATAGCAAAGTATTGTAAATAACTCATGCTCAGTGAGAGGAAAggtttaaaaacaagcaaaactaatttCTAGGATGCCTACAGGCAAGGTAAAAATAGTTTCTAAAACAgttaaaagaaagggaaagaagacaAATCTTCcttactgatggagtttggatgtgttgtcccctccaaaactcgtggaattttgatccccaatgtggcagtgttggaaactgattgagtcatgggggcggatccctcatgaatggattaatgctctgcctgggggaggggggattaatgagtgagttctcgctctattagttcccgtgagagcttgttgtttaaaagaccctggcacctcttctctgtctcttgtttcctctcgccatgtgatctgcttgtacccactgctggctgcctgctgcttttccaccatgagtagaagcagcctgagacccgtgccagatgcagctgtcccagaatcataagccaaataaacctttcctttataaatcacccagtctcagatatttctgtcatagcaacataaaatggactgAAACAGAAAAtcggtactgaggagtggggtgttgctatacagaaacttgaaaatgtggatgcagctttggaactgggtgatgggcaaaggttg
It encodes:
- the HADHB gene encoding trifunctional enzyme subunit beta, mitochondrial, with translation MSTILTYTFKSLPSTSKWAFGFSVRPLSCSSQLRAAPAVQAKSKKTLAKPNIRNIVVVDGVRTPFLQSGTSYKDLMPHDLSRAALTGLLHRTNVPKEVVDYIIYGTVIQEVKTSNVAREAALGAGFSDKTPAHTVTMACISANQAMTTGVGLIASGQCDVVVAGGVELMSDIPIRHSRKMRKMMLDLNKAKTLGQRLTVISKFRLNFLSPELPAVAEFSTSETMGHSADRLAAAFAVSRLEQDEYALRSHSLAKKAQDEGLLSDVVPFQVPGKDTVTKDNGIRPSSLEQMAKLKPAFIKPYGTVTAANSSFLTDGASAMLIMAEEKALAMGYKPKAYLRDFVYVSQDPKDQLLLGPTYATPKVLEKAGLTMNDIDAFEFHEAFSGQILANFKAMDSDWFAQNYMGRKTKVGMPPLEKFNNWGGSLSLGHPFGATGCRLVMAAANRLRKEGGQYGLVAACAAGGQGHAMIVEAYPK